The following coding sequences lie in one Lolium perenne isolate Kyuss_39 chromosome 2, Kyuss_2.0, whole genome shotgun sequence genomic window:
- the LOC127335287 gene encoding uncharacterized protein — translation MKLLPRLCMATGTAAAGDSDGSSNKLGSTASSSSSTVSTSSSAAAAAVSEASSSTSLPSLSAAPSNAAGCLTASFTHLTTLLPLPTAATAPSAAAAVAPATDSFHGFIIARPASVALHDIFTLDATSASDSSDAAATAGAGSVKFVAHIHGGKAVTGHQDGTLRLWRHSTRAPARIRLSAELPTVADRLRRFPVPSNHVPIRRHHRRLWIEHADAVSGVAASADGRLLFSVSWDRTLKVWAVPSLRCLQSLPAHDDAVNAVAVGPDGTAYTGSADRRVRVWAPRPASEHKTKKPVYHLVATLSRHTAAVNAVAVACSGQMLYSAGNDRCVVVWEREDSASHMVAIGALRGHRKAVLSVVACAGNDGLVVSGSADHTVRAWRRDADGRGHACVAVIDGHASAVRSVAVAHVPGQKRRHGGDGVDGDEEWRVCSASFDGEVRLWSLRLTTGS, via the coding sequence ATGAAGCTCCTCCCGCGGCTCTGCATGGCCACCGGCACCGCCGCCGCGGGGGACAGCGACGGGAGCAGCAATAAACTCGGTTccacggcctcctcctcctcatccactGTCTCGACCtcgtcctccgccgccgcggcCGCGGTGTCGGAGGCGTCCTCCTCCACGTCCCTCCCTTCGCTCTCCGCTGCGCCGTCGAATGCCGCAGGCTGTCTCACCGCCTCCTTCACCCACCTCACCACACTCCTTCCACTGCCGACGGCGGCGACAGCGCCGTCTGCCGCAGCGGCCGTCGCGCCGGCGACGGACTCATTCCACGGTTTCATCATCGCCAGGCCGGCGTCGGTAGCCCTCCACGACATCTTCACCCTGGATGccacgtccgcctccgactcgtcggacgccgccgcgaccgccggcgCCGGCTCGGTGAAGTTCGTGGCGCACATCCACGGCGGCAAGGCCGTGACGGGGCACCAAGACGGGACTCTCCGGCTGTGGCGCCACTCCACGCGCGCGCCGGCGCGGATCCGCCTCTCCGCCGAGCTCCCCACAGTCGCCGACCGCCTACGCCGCTTCCCGGTCCCGTCCAACCACGTCCCCATCCGACGCCACCACCGCCGGCTCTGGATCGAGCACGCCGACGCGGTGTCCGGCGTCGCCGCGTCGGCCGACGGCCGACTCCTCTTCTCCGTCTCCTGGGACCGGACGCTCAAGGTCTGGGCCGTCCCATCCCTCCGCTGCCTACAATCCCTGCCGGCGCACGACGACGCCGTCAACGCGGTCGCCGTCGGGCCCGACGGCACGGCGTACACCGGCTCCGCCGACAGGCGCGTCCGCGTCTGGGCGCCCAGGCCCGCGTCCGAACACAAAACCAAGAAGCCCGTCTACCACCTCGTCGCCACCCTGTCCCGCCACACGGCGGCGGTcaacgccgtcgccgtcgcctgcAGCGGGCAGATGCTCTACTCGGCCGGCAACGACCGCTGCGTCGTGGTGTGGGAGCGGGAGGACAGCGCCAGCCACATGGTCGCCATCGGGGCGCTCAGGGGCCACCGCAAGGCCGTGCTCTCCGTCGTCGCCTGCGCGGGGAACGACGGCCTGGTCGTCAGCGGGTCGGCGGACCACACGGTCCGGGCCTGGCGGCGCGACGCGGACGGCCGGGGGCACGCGTGCGTCGCCGTCATCGACGGGCACGCCAGCGCAGTCCGCTCCGTCGCCGTGGCTCACGTTCCGGGGCAGAAACGGCGGCATGGAGGCGACGGCGTTGACGGCGACGAGGAGTGGAGGGTGTGCAGCGCCAGTTTTGACGGCGAGGTGCGGCTCTGGTCGTTGCGGCTGACGACGGGCTCGTAG